A portion of the Lysinibacillus timonensis genome contains these proteins:
- the vanT gene encoding serine racemase VanT catalytic subunit, with product MIDKMGHRAWIEINTSHLAHNVQVIHDHLPKSTNLMAVLKANAYGHGAEEIAMEIQKLGVNSIAVATLGEAIDIRKAGFHGDILIMSYTPIEDYSQLLKWNLIQNVIDYPYAKDLNSKGGPFRVHIKVDTGMNRLGEKHTDVQKILSIFQMENLQVEGIYSHFSRADTLDAVDVEFTNQQINRFNELLQHIKEYGIQLPKTHLQNSYGVLNYPHLTYDFARIGTLIYGIRSHYNPTVQELPLKPILSLKTQVIIIKQVQAGATLGYGKENITTEDKRIAVLPIGLADGIPSQLSTSNGEVLVRGYRVPMIGSVCTDHMMIDITKHVDVQVGDTVTLVGADQNETIRIEDVAVKLNTVSHDILCTLGIRLKRVVI from the coding sequence ATGATTGATAAAATGGGACACCGCGCATGGATTGAAATAAATACTAGTCATCTCGCCCATAACGTTCAAGTCATTCATGATCATTTACCGAAGAGTACAAACCTAATGGCCGTGTTAAAGGCAAACGCATATGGTCATGGAGCAGAAGAAATTGCAATGGAAATCCAAAAACTTGGAGTCAATTCAATAGCAGTGGCCACTTTAGGTGAGGCAATTGATATTAGAAAAGCGGGCTTCCATGGAGATATTCTTATTATGAGTTATACCCCTATTGAAGATTATAGCCAATTACTCAAATGGAATTTGATTCAAAATGTGATTGATTATCCATATGCCAAAGATTTAAATTCAAAAGGCGGACCATTTAGAGTCCATATTAAAGTTGATACGGGCATGAATCGTCTAGGCGAAAAACATACGGATGTTCAAAAAATACTATCCATTTTTCAAATGGAGAACCTACAGGTCGAGGGAATCTATAGTCATTTTTCAAGAGCCGATACTCTAGACGCAGTGGATGTTGAATTTACGAACCAACAAATCAACCGCTTTAATGAATTATTACAACATATAAAGGAATATGGCATCCAACTACCGAAAACTCATCTTCAAAATAGTTATGGTGTATTGAATTATCCACACCTCACTTATGATTTTGCGAGAATTGGTACCCTCATTTATGGAATTCGGAGCCATTACAATCCAACTGTCCAAGAACTTCCGTTAAAGCCTATTCTCTCACTTAAAACACAAGTTATTATTATTAAACAAGTGCAAGCTGGTGCCACTTTAGGATATGGTAAGGAAAATATTACGACTGAAGATAAACGAATTGCCGTCTTACCCATTGGACTTGCGGACGGTATTCCAAGTCAACTATCCACATCAAATGGAGAAGTATTAGTACGGGGATATCGCGTTCCGATGATCGGCTCTGTTTGTACAGACCATATGATGATTGATATTACTAAACATGTGGATGTTCAAGTAGGTGATACTGTCACTTTAGTTGGAGCCGATCAGAACGAAACAATCAGGATCGAGGATGTTGCAGTTAAGCTCAACACAGTCAGCCATGATATTTTATGCACATTAGGAATCCGATTAAAAAGAGTTGTTATTTAA
- a CDS encoding manganese catalase family protein, which yields MFYYKEELINIIKPDKPDPEAARVLQETLGGRFGEMRTMMQFFFQSSNFRGNATQYRDLIKGVFLEEIAHVELVQNTINQLLNDSGLSSPPGASGVDQAPLDEAVRHANPHHYIMGAQSSLPVDAAGNPWNGSWVYSHGNLISDLLDNLVLESTGVLQKTRIYEMSSNQTFRETLAFLIVRDNAHQNAFAKALETLGVDWGKLFPVPNYDINKYPECRKYVEMGFHNAQFNFRLDPTRIGEIFQGETPSRNGGMLQVVEPPQGYPVPLMPEMPNEHSPGLSDMNN from the coding sequence ATGTTTTATTACAAAGAAGAGTTAATCAATATTATTAAACCAGACAAACCAGATCCAGAAGCAGCACGTGTATTGCAAGAAACATTAGGTGGCCGTTTTGGTGAAATGAGAACGATGATGCAGTTCTTTTTCCAAAGCTCCAATTTTAGAGGGAATGCAACACAATATCGTGATCTCATTAAAGGTGTATTTTTAGAGGAGATTGCCCATGTGGAGCTTGTACAAAATACAATTAATCAATTGTTAAATGATTCTGGTTTATCATCACCACCTGGTGCTAGTGGTGTAGACCAAGCACCGTTAGATGAGGCAGTAAGACATGCAAATCCCCATCATTATATAATGGGTGCACAATCCTCTCTTCCTGTTGATGCAGCTGGAAACCCTTGGAATGGTTCATGGGTGTACTCACATGGAAATTTGATTTCAGACTTATTAGATAATCTAGTGCTTGAATCAACTGGTGTACTTCAAAAAACAAGAATATACGAAATGAGTTCTAACCAAACGTTCCGTGAGACATTAGCTTTCCTCATTGTTCGTGATAATGCACACCAAAACGCTTTTGCTAAAGCTTTAGAGACATTAGGCGTAGATTGGGGAAAACTATTCCCTGTACCGAACTACGACATCAATAAATACCCTGAATGTAGAAAGTATGTAGAGATGGGCTTCCATAATGCTCAATTTAACTTTAGACTTGACCCAACACGTATTGGGGAGATATTCCAAGGAGAAACGCCGAGTAGAAATGGTGGCATGCTACAAGTTGTGGAGCCACCTCAAGGGTACCCTGTTCCGTTAATGCCAGAAATGCCGAATGAGCATAGCCCTGGCCTTTCGGATATGAATAACTAA
- a CDS encoding DUF4362 domain-containing protein: MKKLIVWAVLFVCVMAGCNSVNSSKDIDMYSDNELPPFISLPEDIVDMHGELKNEERVEEFFIRVQQGKDDSIRVVKYTTEGAPILYEYNYDGDWLQTTIDTSRDGYGSRGVTQTTCTTIEKVETNKSTDYLLEGCEEPIEEIVLSIDK; the protein is encoded by the coding sequence ATGAAAAAGCTAATTGTTTGGGCTGTGCTATTTGTGTGTGTGATGGCAGGTTGCAATAGTGTGAATAGTTCTAAGGATATTGATATGTACTCTGATAACGAGTTGCCGCCGTTCATTTCATTGCCAGAGGATATTGTTGATATGCATGGAGAATTAAAGAACGAGGAGAGGGTCGAAGAATTTTTCATTCGCGTTCAACAAGGAAAAGATGATTCCATTCGAGTCGTCAAATATACAACAGAAGGGGCCCCAATTCTATATGAGTACAATTATGATGGAGACTGGCTCCAAACTACCATTGATACAAGTAGAGATGGGTATGGTTCAAGAGGTGTAACCCAAACAACTTGTACCACTATAGAAAAGGTAGAAACAAATAAAAGTACGGATTATTTGCTTGAAGGTTGTGAAGAACCGATAGAAGAAATTGTTTTATCCATTGATAAATGA
- a CDS encoding bifunctional 2-polyprenyl-6-hydroxyphenol methylase/3-demethylubiquinol 3-O-methyltransferase UbiG, which produces MSEYYGELCSQVYEKDKSRASGVELEFYLSFVKDQKMRVLEPMCGNGRMLIPFMERGIDIEGFDISEEMLQVCKEKAKKLNLQPNVSYGKIEEFKSNQKYDLIIIPFGSFSLLPDELVPVSLSNMKLMLRENGKILLTIMHNKGKLDEIPDWIETNRHLMDEGEIIEYKKVHFNQANKILNTTLKYQLVKDRQILKTEIMEFPIRLYEQGEFDDILKNNGFENITLHEVVDGYGKGNSFTVFETQLRQVKPYV; this is translated from the coding sequence ATGTCCGAGTATTACGGGGAGCTTTGTTCGCAAGTTTATGAGAAGGATAAATCGAGGGCAAGTGGAGTAGAGCTAGAGTTCTATTTATCATTTGTGAAAGATCAAAAGATGCGCGTATTAGAGCCTATGTGTGGAAATGGTCGCATGTTAATTCCCTTTATGGAAAGAGGGATTGATATTGAAGGATTTGACATTTCAGAGGAAATGCTTCAAGTATGTAAGGAAAAAGCTAAGAAGCTGAACCTTCAGCCAAACGTGTCTTATGGGAAAATTGAAGAATTTAAAAGCAATCAAAAGTATGATTTAATTATCATTCCATTTGGTTCCTTTTCCCTTTTACCAGATGAATTAGTACCAGTAAGCCTTTCAAATATGAAATTAATGTTACGTGAAAATGGCAAAATTCTATTAACGATTATGCACAACAAAGGCAAATTGGACGAGATCCCGGATTGGATTGAAACAAACAGACATTTAATGGATGAAGGGGAAATAATAGAATATAAGAAGGTACATTTCAATCAAGCAAATAAAATACTAAACACTACATTGAAATATCAATTAGTGAAAGATAGGCAAATCTTGAAAACAGAAATAATGGAATTTCCAATTCGGCTTTATGAACAAGGAGAATTTGATGATATTCTAAAGAACAATGGATTTGAAAATATTACACTCCATGAAGTAGTGGATGGGTACGGGAAAGGAAATTCATTTACGGTTTTTGAGACGCAATTACGTCAGGTGAAACCTTATGTTTAG
- a CDS encoding Ger(x)C family spore germination protein: MKNSREHLHIIFFILLSLFTFLLSACSFKEIDKHAFVSAIGIDTTGDETKPYNVTLKVFNPTSSIKESGEPNYTFISEEGESLTEAIRILETNIDKKLDFGHLKAIVLGEDSVKEHNMDDLLDFLTRRPDIQLIAWVLVARPNAEEIIKMIPKTETAAYPALYNFFDQNANESPYVVTTFLFEFRRQITELGVDPVLPIVESKEEEYKINKSMVIAEDGHPVELDPLETQLFNLIKNEVSSANLKVGGKDDFFMIEADRFKKNYQPEISPDGSLSLKLEFSFKGMIVESSTEMHLNQLPQYNERAEKEGTKTLTDLLTKLRDEGIDPIGFGVRYRTTVLHNQLMSYDEWMKLYEDAKIDVKINADLKGTGLLG; the protein is encoded by the coding sequence ATGAAAAACAGCCGTGAGCATTTACACATCATATTTTTCATATTACTATCCTTATTCACTTTTCTCCTTTCTGCATGTTCTTTCAAAGAAATTGACAAGCATGCTTTTGTATCCGCTATTGGCATTGATACAACGGGCGATGAAACGAAACCTTATAATGTGACGCTTAAAGTATTTAACCCAACAAGTTCAATTAAGGAATCCGGTGAACCAAACTACACCTTCATTTCAGAAGAAGGAGAATCACTTACAGAGGCAATACGAATACTAGAAACGAATATAGATAAAAAATTAGATTTTGGTCACTTAAAAGCCATTGTATTAGGTGAAGATAGTGTCAAAGAACATAATATGGATGATTTATTGGATTTTCTGACTCGACGACCAGATATCCAACTAATTGCTTGGGTGCTCGTTGCAAGACCCAATGCAGAAGAAATCATCAAAATGATCCCAAAAACAGAAACTGCAGCATATCCAGCTTTATATAATTTCTTTGACCAAAATGCGAATGAAAGCCCATATGTAGTGACGACTTTTTTATTTGAATTTAGAAGACAAATAACCGAACTAGGAGTTGACCCTGTCCTTCCAATTGTAGAAAGTAAAGAAGAAGAATATAAAATCAACAAATCCATGGTCATTGCTGAGGATGGGCATCCAGTCGAACTAGATCCATTAGAGACGCAATTGTTTAATCTCATAAAAAATGAAGTGTCCAGTGCCAATTTAAAGGTTGGAGGTAAAGATGATTTCTTCATGATAGAGGCTGATCGTTTTAAAAAAAACTATCAACCTGAAATATCACCAGATGGTTCCCTATCATTAAAGTTAGAATTTAGTTTCAAAGGAATGATCGTTGAATCTAGTACCGAGATGCATTTGAACCAACTGCCACAATACAATGAAAGGGCAGAAAAAGAAGGGACAAAAACATTAACTGATTTATTAACTAAACTTCGTGATGAAGGCATTGATCCGATTGGATTTGGTGTGCGTTATAGAACGACTGTATTACACAATCAATTGATGAGTTATGATGAATGGATGAAACTATATGAAGATGCGAAAATAGATGTCAAAATCAATGCAGATCTGAAGGGGACTGGTTTACTTGGTTAA
- a CDS encoding GerAB/ArcD/ProY family transporter — protein sequence MSRFYYYLGFVNMVANIVASVPVILLQHRKEGAITSMIIATIVGITLIFIITRFFNAFPGMTLPDLLKKTMSKWIYTPILIYIIVVWFLGGLITLITYTILLIRFITPDMSLVMGTIIILPFISLGCMMATDRILYTVELVLVVTFPLLLFIFVKSYLSNEMEWDYVKIAITHINQAPNFLSLMATSFLFLGVANLIIFNRFFMMKQKFGLKQLLVISLLGIGVLFTTYFIPIGFNGFENVGSVTYPWIATSDALRIKYGVIERVVFVFLLFYLAVSVISILIHWHVVVELLKYMFDFNKLKIKNIRMMPVIIVLMFVAISIFTISTLNEYDIYKYTGYYFLQFAILVPILLIVLWFIRRRLKHEKQP from the coding sequence ATGAGCAGGTTTTATTATTATTTAGGATTTGTAAATATGGTTGCTAATATTGTTGCTTCGGTCCCTGTCATACTCTTGCAGCATCGAAAAGAAGGGGCAATTACTTCGATGATTATTGCAACAATCGTTGGTATAACGCTCATCTTTATTATCACAAGATTTTTTAATGCGTTTCCAGGAATGACACTCCCTGATTTACTTAAAAAAACAATGTCGAAGTGGATTTATACGCCTATATTAATTTATATTATTGTCGTTTGGTTTTTAGGCGGATTAATAACACTAATAACGTATACCATTCTATTAATACGCTTTATTACACCTGATATGTCGTTAGTTATGGGGACAATCATTATTTTACCATTCATTTCGTTGGGATGTATGATGGCGACCGATCGAATTCTTTACACGGTAGAATTGGTTCTAGTCGTAACCTTCCCTTTACTGTTATTTATATTTGTAAAATCTTATCTAAGTAATGAAATGGAATGGGATTATGTAAAAATTGCAATAACACATATAAACCAGGCACCTAATTTCTTATCTTTAATGGCAACTAGCTTTTTATTCTTAGGAGTTGCAAATCTTATTATCTTTAACCGTTTTTTTATGATGAAACAAAAGTTTGGCCTTAAGCAACTATTAGTCATTTCCTTATTAGGAATCGGAGTATTGTTTACAACCTACTTCATTCCTATTGGATTTAATGGTTTTGAAAATGTCGGATCCGTTACCTATCCGTGGATTGCAACATCTGACGCATTAAGAATAAAATATGGCGTGATTGAACGAGTCGTTTTTGTTTTTTTATTGTTCTACCTCGCAGTATCCGTTATCAGCATTTTAATACATTGGCACGTTGTGGTCGAACTATTAAAATATATGTTTGATTTTAATAAGTTAAAAATAAAAAATATCCGTATGATGCCTGTAATAATCGTACTAATGTTTGTAGCGATTAGCATTTTCACCATATCAACCTTAAATGAATATGACATCTATAAGTATACAGGTTATTACTTTTTACAATTTGCCATTTTGGTCCCAATTTTACTAATTGTATTGTGGTTTATTAGAAGGAGATTAAAGCATGAAAAACAGCCGTGA
- a CDS encoding spore germination protein yields the protein MSNETINWIQQQLNETNELTKKSLQIDNQHSSIYFINTLADTDMIQKVIIIPFFEISSEQTFEAYLKSLPQQQEYKSNQELLNSLLTGSVLVVVKDQLLLIGLGKTHVNQVQPISMEPTIHGSQLGLSEDLTTNINILRKHYLQSDLTVEKGSIGEKNNQEYAIFYDKSVVNENVLKMFKEKMTTIDKQLIQSPSQLVNFINQKKFALFPTTLLTERPDRMIYNIAGGKIVVVMDGSPQAIIAPAVFFDFMTSMEDNFHSYWISQFMRSLRYIGLFVCILLPGLYIGVSSFSPEVLRTELALTIAGSRVGVPYPPYIEVLFMLFFMELLVEASVRLPKAVASTATTVGGLILGNAATEASLTSNIMIIIISAVAISTFVIPINEMSFAVRIVRLTLLMFASLFGLAGLTMASIGILMYLVNLTSFGEPYLRLYNYRKRKDEDSFK from the coding sequence ATGTCCAATGAAACCATTAACTGGATTCAACAACAGCTCAATGAAACAAATGAACTAACTAAAAAATCTTTACAAATTGATAACCAACATTCTTCCATTTATTTCATAAATACTCTTGCCGATACGGATATGATTCAAAAAGTTATCATTATTCCCTTTTTTGAAATCTCATCTGAGCAAACTTTTGAAGCCTATTTAAAATCGTTACCTCAACAACAAGAATATAAATCGAACCAGGAACTACTTAATTCTTTACTTACTGGAAGTGTCTTAGTTGTCGTCAAGGATCAACTACTACTCATTGGGTTAGGTAAAACTCATGTCAATCAAGTTCAACCTATCAGTATGGAACCAACCATTCATGGTTCTCAATTAGGCCTTAGTGAAGATTTAACAACGAACATTAATATTCTGCGTAAACATTATCTACAATCAGACCTTACCGTTGAGAAAGGTTCCATTGGTGAAAAAAACAATCAGGAATATGCCATCTTCTATGATAAGAGTGTTGTGAATGAAAATGTCCTAAAAATGTTTAAAGAGAAAATGACAACGATTGATAAACAACTAATTCAATCCCCGTCACAACTCGTCAATTTTATTAATCAAAAGAAATTTGCTCTTTTTCCGACAACTTTATTAACTGAACGACCTGACAGGATGATTTATAACATTGCAGGTGGCAAAATTGTTGTGGTTATGGATGGTTCACCTCAGGCAATTATCGCTCCTGCTGTTTTCTTTGATTTTATGACTTCTATGGAAGATAATTTTCATTCTTATTGGATTTCGCAGTTCATGAGATCACTTCGATATATTGGACTGTTTGTTTGTATTCTTCTTCCAGGACTATATATTGGCGTTTCCTCTTTTAGCCCTGAGGTTTTGCGAACTGAATTAGCGTTAACAATAGCAGGTAGCCGTGTCGGTGTTCCATACCCGCCTTATATTGAAGTATTGTTTATGCTCTTCTTTATGGAATTATTAGTGGAAGCTAGTGTTCGACTTCCCAAAGCAGTCGCTTCTACCGCAACAACTGTTGGCGGTTTAATATTAGGTAATGCTGCCACTGAAGCTAGTTTGACTTCAAATATTATGATCATTATCATTTCAGCAGTCGCCATCTCAACCTTTGTCATTCCAATTAATGAAATGTCATTTGCAGTCAGAATTGTACGACTTACTTTATTGATGTTTGCAAGCCTTTTTGGATTAGCCGGGTTAACAATGGCTTCAATTGGAATACTGATGTATTTAGTGAACTTAACTAGTTTCGGAGAACCTTACTTACGATTGTATAACTATAGAAAGAGGAAGGACGAGGACTCTTTTAAATGA
- a CDS encoding YjbE family putative metal transport protein (Members of this highly hydrophobic protein family,regularly are found preceded by the yybP-ykoY manganese riboswitch (see RF00080). A metal cation transport function is proposed.): MEILSAEFLSSLMSIILINLILAGDNALLIGLAAKNLPKQQQKQAVFLGTIGAIVVRLVLTIVAVKLLEIDGLLLIGGVLLVFIAFKLLISDAEPEIHSKKHTLLGALSTIIVADVLMGVDNVIAVAGAAKGDILLITIGLIISIPIVVWGSTLVIKLIEKFPIIIMIGSGVLTLTAADMIVKDTYVKALFHDPANSMRFELIMVIVVLYFGLLVRIIKGKKGNKNAHSNA; the protein is encoded by the coding sequence GTGGAAATTTTGTCAGCGGAATTTCTCTCTTCTTTAATGTCGATTATTCTCATCAACTTAATTCTTGCTGGGGATAATGCCTTATTAATAGGTTTGGCAGCAAAAAACCTTCCGAAACAGCAACAAAAACAAGCCGTTTTTTTAGGTACAATTGGGGCAATCGTTGTTCGTCTTGTATTAACAATTGTTGCGGTTAAATTATTGGAGATTGATGGTCTACTACTAATCGGTGGAGTATTATTAGTTTTTATTGCCTTCAAATTGCTTATTAGTGATGCCGAGCCTGAAATTCACTCTAAAAAACATACCCTTTTAGGTGCTTTATCGACAATCATTGTTGCAGATGTATTAATGGGGGTCGATAATGTGATAGCAGTTGCTGGTGCAGCAAAGGGAGATATTTTATTAATTACAATAGGGTTAATCATCTCCATCCCTATCGTTGTTTGGGGTAGCACTCTTGTTATTAAGTTAATTGAAAAGTTCCCAATTATCATTATGATTGGTTCTGGAGTCCTAACATTAACAGCAGCTGATATGATCGTAAAAGATACGTATGTAAAGGCTCTATTCCATGATCCCGCTAATAGTATGCGATTTGAACTCATTATGGTCATCGTGGTCCTTTACTTCGGTTTACTCGTAAGAATTATTAAAGGGAAAAAAGGAAACAAAAATGCACATAGCAATGCTTAA